The following coding sequences lie in one Pungitius pungitius chromosome 18, fPunPun2.1, whole genome shotgun sequence genomic window:
- the LOC119226939 gene encoding putative cytochrome P450 120 codes for MAKLAGSAGVPVLGDKSLDFYRDPVTFCRQRIEKHRGRVFQCRVLNRPTVFICSVRGMRELLCEKSNTFLKDPTDLMTNMYGDTVVTTNGEEAYLLRLSLTTLFTGSGLKSSNDYITSVCERHLKDLSLSGRPPCLYSAFKRLGTELVLGLFLNVRAEEQPQLFQEIMQLCTQHWHGLISAPVNLKVPLWSSGFSNALDARDRLMDIIKDKLKNDTQGFVGSLGSLPLPDSSSASQHLLLFISALIPKALASLLTSFTLALSGNEQQRRRAAEDPDYLRRVQLEVQRLWPPFIGGRRIADQDSTLAGFHVPKGYGVIYISHSVHRDPEVFDQPDNFLPERWSGRNAGQEHVLCSFGNGPRNCIGTKLTDVFLKEACMYLLKNCDWCLDPPSQDLEYKWLPVSRPANPPAISFTRLHATGSDRSDTS; via the exons ATGGCTAAACTAGCAGGAAGCGCCGGTGTGCCGGTGCTCGGGGACAAGTCGCTGGACTTCTACCGGGACCCGGTGACTTTCTGCCGGCAGAGGATCGAGAAACACCGGGGCAGAGTGTTTCAGTGCCGCGTGCTGAATAGACCGACCGTCTTCATCTGCTCCGTGCGCGGGATGAGGGAGCTGCTGTGCG agaagtCAAACACTTTTCTGAAGGATCCAACTGACTTGATGACCAACATGTATGGCGACACCGTCGTCACCACGAATg gTGAGGAGGCGTATCTTCTTCGTCTGTCACTCACCACCTTGTTCACAGGAAGCGGTTTGAAATCCTCCAATGATTATATCACAAG TGTATGTGAGCGCCATCTGAAGGACCTCTCTCTCAG TGGGCGGCCTCCGTGTTTATACTCTGCCTTCAAGCGCCTGGGGACGGAGTTGGTGTTGGGCCTTTTCCTCAACGTACGAGCAGAAGAGCAGCCCCAACTTTTCCAGGAAATCATGCAGCTCTGCACCCAGCACTGGCATG GTCTGATCTCCGCTCCGGTCAACCTGAAAGTTCCTCTGTGGTCGTCGGGTTTCTCCAACGCTCTGGACGCCAGAGACAGACTGATGGACATCATCAAAGACAAACTGAAGAATGACACACAGGG CTTCGTGGGCTCCCTCGGCTCTTTGCCGCTGCCCGACTCCAGTTCTGCCTCCCAGCATCTGCTGCTGTTCATCTCCGCTCTGATCCCCAAAGCTCTGGCTTCGCTGCTCACCTCCTTCACGCTGGCACTCAGTGGAAACGAACAG CAACGTCGGCGAGCTGCCGAAGATCCCGACTACCTACGCAGAGTACAGCTGGAGGTTCAGAGACTTTGGCCTCCTTTCATTGGCGGACGCAGAATAGCTGATCAG GACTCCACGCTGGCAGGATTTCATGTCCCAAAGGGTTATGGGGTAATCTATATCAGCCATTCTGTCCACCGCGACCCAGAGGTGTTCGATCAGCCAGACAACTTCCTGCCAGAGCGATGGAGCGGAAG AAATGCAGGCCAGGAGCACGTCCTGTGTTCCTTCGGCAATGGGCCCAGAAACTGTATTGGAACTAAACTTACGGATGTTTTCCTTAAG GAAGCGTGCATGTACCTGTTAAAGAACTGCGACTGGTGTTTGGACCCTCCATCGCAAGACCTTGAGTACAAATGGCTGCCTGTTTCTCGCCCGGCCAACCCCCCCGCCATCTCCTTTACCCGACTCCACGCCACCGGATCTGACAGGAGCGACACCAGCTAG